The genomic stretch CTTTCACCAGGTATCTTTTTCAGCCCTCTGTCTTTAATTGAAGTTCTCAATTCACTAGCATCATCCCATTTCCCATCAACTGCATAAATATTTGATAACAGAACGTGATATCCCATGTTATCAGGATCCAACTGGAAAAGATTTCTTGCAGCATTCTCTCCTATCTCTGCATTATGATGTATCCTAGAGGCACCAAGCAAAGCTCCCCATACATCAGCTCCGATTCgatttttcatttgattgatTATACTAATGGACTGATCCAATTCCCCGGTTCGTCCCAGCAGATCAACCAATACAGAATAATGCTTGGACTCGGGTATCAAGTCATAGTGATGCACCATTGTATTAAAGAATTCAATGCCCTCCTTAACTAGACCAGCATGACTACAAGCAGCTAAAATCGAGAGAAAGGTAACATTATTGGGCCTACTTACGGAACTTCTAATCATTTGAGAAAATAAACTGATTGATTCCCTCGCTTGCCCATGAATTCCATAAGCTGCAAGCATAGAGCTCCAAATGACAACATCTCTATCTTTTATTTCCTCGAAGACGTTGATGGCATCACCCAAGCTACCACATTTTGCATAGCATTCTATAAGCGATGCCCGAACAAAGGAATTATTGTCAAACCCACTTCTAATTACACGACTGTGAAGACAACAAACTTGTTGAAGAACCCCTAACTCTGAACAAGCTGTCAAAATTTTAACCATGGCATTGGCATCGGGCTGGATACCACGAGCCAACATATCATGAAAAATTACCATTGACTTGTGCGTCATTCCATTCTTAACACACCCGTGTAGCACAGCAAACCAAGAAACAGCATCTCTATTTGGCATTTCCTCAAAAACCATGATTGCTTCCCTTGGGCAGCAGCAGTTCATGTACATGTCGATCAAAGCTGTGGATACCAAGATATCTAACCCAAATCCTTTCAGAACTGCAAGTTCGTGTATCTTTCTCCCCTCCACTAAATTGCCAGCAGCTTCACACGCTTGCAAAGAACTGATAAAACTAGCCGAGTTGGGCTCAACTCCCCTAACGATCATCTCATTAAAAAGACTCAGTGCCTTGTTAGCAGCCCCGTTGTGTGCATAGCATGAGATCATAGAGCCCCATGATATCACATCTTTCTCTTCCATCACACTAAACAAATTTTCCGCAGCAAGGATATCTCCAGTCTttgcatataaatttaaaaaagcaTTCAACAAGGGCAGGTATATATCAAAGCAACTTCTAATTGCAAACCCATGAATACTCCTTCCAACATTCATATTGGACAACTGAGTACAAGCTGAAACAACACTAACAAGGGCTACATTGTCAGGGCTAACACCATCAGACATTATTAATTCAGCAAAAGTAGTTAGTGATCTCTCAGGCTCACCATTTTGCTCATACCCAGAGACCAGTGCAGTCCACAAAACAATATCTGGATTGTGGTATTCCTCAAAAACTCGTAGAGCCTCACCCATTTTTCCACACTTGGAATAAAATTCAATAAGGCCCGACCCAATAAACAAATTTGAATCAAGTATATCATGTTTCTTAATTAACGAATGAATCGTTTTGCCGAAATTAACTGCCATTAGTCCAGAACACGCCTTCAATGCACTACCCACAGTAAAAGAATCAGGCTTttcacaagaaaacaaataagaaaAGATAGACAATGCTTCTTCATATCGTTTTTCCCTGCAACAACGCTGAAGGATGCGGTTCCATATGTATACACTTCTACTAGGAATTTCGTCAACCAATTTGAGCGCATTTTTGAAAAGTTCAAATGTAGTATAGAAATCAGATAGCCTTGCAACAAAGGTAACATCTTGAATTAACCCAGTTTTTATCAAATGGCAATGCAATTGAGTTAATGACCCCTGAGCTTTACATGCTCCGAAAAGCTTCCATAAACAATTCATACACTAAAACAACTGTGTAACTGTATTGATATGACAAGAAGGAGCAGATGGCCGACTGATTCGTGGGGCCTGCGTGGAATGAAAACAATTATAGTGCACAAAAAGCAAGTACTGTGGATTAAAGAAGATTAGGAAGAGTTAGCAGTCAAATTGTATGATCATTGGGTGGGAGAATGAAAACATGAGAAGCTGAGAAACATTAATGTAAAGACactatatatgaaaaatatttttttaactaataagaaGAAAGCCTGTGTCTAGCGTATGCATGTAGTATTTCAAcctcaaaattgattttctATTGTTAAATTGTGaagaaaatttgaatttgatgcTGATTGTGAAGAAATACCTTTTGCCAAAATCTCTGTATTTATTTCCAATTGTGTCCTCATTTTCTTTGGCAAATCTGGAGTtcttataaaaagaaaaaaataggtATAATCTCATAAGTCCTAACTGTAATTTTATTTGAAGGAAAATACATGATGAATTTCTATAAAATTACATGTGACTGAAATTTTCCCTAGAAGTGCACCAAGTATTTCAAATaaggttaaaaataaaataaaaataaattttaaaatatttaaaaaaaaaaaaaaaaaaaaaaaaaaatttaaaaaatttaaaaaaaaaaaaaaaaaaaaaaaaaaggccctcCATATTTACCCAAAAATGAAGTCAAAGTTGGAAATATAAACAGAGACCATTGGCAAAATGCATTTCTTCACGATCAcatcaaattcaatttttctaCACAATTTAACAATAGAACTGATTCAATACTACCTGCATATGCTAGACAGTGTTCTTCTTATTAGTGTAAAAGATATTTTTCATATGTTGTCATCCAAACCTGTCCCAAATCCAGTTAAATCTTACCCATACCTGTGTCTGCTAGGAGAGCATCAGAACTAGTTTAAGATAtttcaacccaaaaaaaaaaaaaagataaagataaatagCGTCAAGAAAAGCATATTACTGAAGAAATCCAAATCAAGAATTAAGAAAAGCATATTTGCATTCACTAAAACATATATATCCTTTCTTACTATAACTTTCGTAGTACTAAgtgttcaaatttgaaaatgtaTCCACTTTCATATCATATatacaatttcaaatttgaaaacGTATATATTACTATTTGATGCAAACAACATGGCAATTCATTTACAAACTCCTTTGTCATATTACTACTGGATGTaacattttcatcatttttatggAATTTACTTAGGCGATGCTACACACTGAACTTGAAGTTATCTTTCCATTAAATTGCCTTTTTCCTAACCAAGGGGGAAGGaagtaatataaaaacacactaGCATTTACAAGTTCAAACTTCAAAAATATATGCCCATTATTACGAACAGAAAGCATATGAATCTGAGGAATGAGGAGCTTGACCTCggacccaaaaaaaaactttaaaaacttaACTAGCATATGaacaaaaagcaaaaacaatTACAGAAAAAATACTTGCGCATACCAGATCTAGTTAATATGAATCTGAGGAGAGCTAGCTTGACTGCTTGACTTCTGACCGCTTCCGAGGCGGAGGCTGAGGGCGAGGGCATCGGCGATGAAATGGCGCTGGTCCGCTGGAGCTTCTTCAGGGTTTTCAATGtaacatacatttttttaaaaaaaatttcaattttagtgaatttaattaatattacacaAGAAGTTgagttttatttcaaaaaaaaaaattaatattacacAAGTATCAAATTTAGTCAATGACTATTAATACTTTCAAATTAAGCACATGACTATATAATTTATATCACATTTATTccttaaatattaatatactcAAAGAGTTAATTGCAgccaaagacattgtggtctagtggtacccggtgtcccggtttacactctcacatggatatactacactgtaacagagtcagtagtactcaaaaaaaaaaaagagttaattgcATAAATAGTctttcgactattgacttttaatttgatcaaagttagtcccttaactattgattttgtactaattttaatttttctgctAAAtaaaataggtgttaaaattgaagataaaaatgtaaaatcaaataTCTGAGATGGAAGTCCAATTACAGGAGAAAGATTTCTTCAAAAATCAACGCtcccatttgttaaaaaataagattagttttttggtttcaaaaactATGCGAAAAAAATTATTGGGGAAAGCCTAAACAAGTGTGTGGACCTTGTTAACTTGGGAAGCATATCAAGTACAACACCAAGGGTTAGTACATATTTCTACCACTAGAGTAGTTCTTGAATTATTAAACATGAATTTAATTGGACTGACTCTGgatgaatttaattaaacaAGTGTGTGGACCTTCTCAGTTTGTAAAGATTCGCTATATTAAAAGTTTCTAATTTCCCCTCAAAAGTAATAAgggtaaacaaattaaattttttgagaTAAGGAGAATGTCAAACTTTTTAGAttgtttttctaaaaaatgttCACCAAGATAgcaatttgaaatttttgtctAGAAAAACACTCTCTCGTAAATACTATAATTACTTAGTTAAGAGAAAATACACTCACAACTAGTGTATCTTGATAGTACAACTAATGGAAGACAatatttgccaaagaccttgtggtctagtggcacatgggagggggtggtttcgagcttcagtggaggtgatattggccctgtttggtaaatggcggtTAACTGATgttattagctgattgtagaaaagtgtttggtaaattagttgtttaatataatttcttttctcaaaaggctaattgaaaatattgctttgagtagccttttgaaatttagtattttaaagttacaaaaggcttattaaccaaacacttattttttaaccaagtcaaacaactaataaagtaataatgatcaaataggtcaaaattgattgataggctaattatttaccaaacagggccattaactctttgtgcttcatttggttgagaaagtagctatgaacacatattacattgtaacagagttaatactCGGAATACAATATTTATACCCACTCATTCTCCATTTCTCTTAACTACTAGATTAAGAGATAATTATGTAACAcgaattgttttatttttgttatatatttatttattaacgaggtaaaccccactcctcactatgtgagtatgtgggtaaagccctcgccctgtgaccctagccggcaaagagccacaaggaggtaaatcagcctaggttacccatagctgaccggcacaaactcaagggcttgaggttcgaacccacgacctctcggctgcaggtgtaactctcttaccacttgagctgTCCTTACGGGCATTTAATTGTTATATGTGATCATATAGGATGGCTATTAATCATACCACACCTTGAAATTACGTCATTTTGAATTAGAATATGGCTATAAGCTATACTACCTTAAAACTACGCCTCTTTGAATTAAGGTCCACCGCACCTTGAAACGTAGACCTCGGTCTATAATAAAACAATTGCTTAAAGAATATGTCATTCTGGAAggctaatattaaaattattaactcAATTTATTCTTGACTTTCAAATATACCTCAAAATACAATATATCATTCTTGATCATTACATATAGTCTTCATTGTAAATTATATATggtaaagattttaaaaaatcacactaaatatatattgtagCTTATAGAGTCCTTATTCCATACAGGGGTTCAATTGTTCAAAGACCATAGACTGATCCACCACCATCCACACGAATGATCTGACCAGTAACAAAAGAAGCCGCCGGGAAGCAGAGGAACGCCACCGCCGCTGAAGCTTCTTTAGGCTCTACAAGCCGGTGTTGTAGTGTCCGTCGGATCAAAGCTTCTATTACTGCCCCAAATTCTCCCTGTAGCAAAACCATATGAAATGATGAAAGAGTTAATATTATATCAAGATCATtaagtatgttttttttttttcttgataaaaattattaagaaaaaaaaatgaaatttactttGGATGACTCGGTGAGGGAAGTTCTCATGAGCCAGGGAGCAACAGCATTGACTCGAATGTTGTCACTTGCCCATTCACAAGCTAAATTTCTTACAAGTGAATTAATACCCCCTAATATAACAagagggaaaagaaaaaaaaaaaaacatttagtaCATTCAACTGCAAATGATAAGTTTGATaataacaattaatatatataagacCCGCATGAACCGGCTTAACTCACTGTTTTAGAAGGCAATATTCGAGAGAAGAGGAGAAGATAATAACAATATAAGATGAGAAATTAGTGCCCTCAATTCAATATACCTTTGGTTGCAGCATAGATAGTATGAAAAGGCGCATAAACAAAACTAGAACATGAAGAGATGAAGACAATGCTTCCATTTCCAGAGGCCTTCAATAATGGGTGTGCAAGTTGGCAAAGGTTCAAAGAAGCCTCAAGACCTGTGCCAATGGTATCAGAGAAATCTTGAGCATCTGACTTTAAAATTTCTTTTGGTATAAGTCTCGCCACATTGTTTACCTATGGTAAAAACAACTCACATTAGTTTAACTGctgttgtaatatattttatgacatgaaacaaaataattactttatttattgTCAGTATGCGTTTTTTACCAAAATTGTGAGATTTCCATTGAACTTCTTGCCGACTGATTGGACTAATTTTTCGCGTTGAGACGGTTGTAATATGTCACATGTAGAACCAAAAACATTGTATCCCTTGGCTTTCCAATTCTGAAGGCACTCATCAAGCTCCTTTTCAGTACGCGAACACGTATACAATGTCGCACCAAGACTTGCCAATTCTTCCACTATTGCATGCCTAATATTGATACACAAAAATGATCATGTAAatcttttggtaataattaatataagatAATATGCACCAAATGAGAAAaagattaattatatatgttcaaGTCTGAAATAAGTTACCCTAAACCACGAGTACCACCGGTGACAAGGGC from Ipomoea triloba cultivar NCNSP0323 chromosome 12, ASM357664v1 encodes the following:
- the LOC115999924 gene encoding LOW QUALITY PROTEIN: putative pentatricopeptide repeat-containing protein At3g01580 (The sequence of the model RefSeq protein was modified relative to this genomic sequence to represent the inferred CDS: deleted 2 bases in 1 codon), with product MNCLWKLFGACKAQGSLTQLHCHLIKTGLIQDVTFVARLSDFYTTFELFKNALKLVDEIPSRSVYIWNRILQRCCREKRYEEALSIFSYLFSCEKPDSFTVGSALKACSGLMAVNFGKTIHSLIKKHDILDSNLFIGSGLIEFYSKCGKMGEALRVFEEYHNPDIVLWTALVSGYEQNGEPERSLTTFAELIMSDGVSPDNVALVSVVSACTQLSNMNVGRSIHGFAIRSCFDIYLPLLNAFLNLYAKTGDILAAENLFSVMEEKDVISWGSMISCYAHNGAANKALSLFNEMIVRGVEPNSASFISSLQACEAAGNLVEGRKIHELAVLKGFGLDILVSTALIDMYMNCCCPREAIMVFEEMPNRDAVSWFAVLHGCVKNGMTHKSMVIFHDMLARGIQPDANAMVKILTACSELGVLQQVCCLHSRVIRSGFDNNSFVRASLIECYAKCGSLGDAINVFEEIKDRDVVIWSSMLAAYGIHGQARESISLFSQMIRSSVSRPNNVTFLSILAACSHAGLVKEGIEFFNTMVHHYDLIPESKHYSVLVDLLGRTGELDQSISIINQMKNRIGADVWGALLGASRIHHNAEIGENAARNLFQLDPDNMGYHVLLSNIYAVDGKWDDASELRTSIKDRGLKKIPGESVVVELRSKVHCFIADNLSGSLLDWLQITLTFQGRITPVR
- the LOC116000343 gene encoding tropinone reductase homolog codes for the protein MAGRWSLHGMTALVTGGTRGLGHAIVEELASLGATLYTCSRTEKELDECLQNWKAKGYNVFGSTCDILQPSQREKLVQSVGKKFNGNLTILVNNVARLIPKEILKSDAQDFSDTIGTGLEASLNLCQLAHPLLKASGNGSIVFISSCSSFVYAPFHTIYAATKGGINSLVRNLACEWASDNIRVNAVAPWLMRTSLTESSKGEFGAVIEALIRRTLQHRLVEPKEASAAVAFLCFPAASFVTGQIIRVDGGGSVYGL